One window of Dysidea avara chromosome 11, odDysAvar1.4, whole genome shotgun sequence genomic DNA carries:
- the LOC136238462 gene encoding acid-sensing ion channel 1A-like isoform X1, which yields MSGQIIQLKRMRKGRLNTKLLAMTDQSVELLRVTPENTTKNGAVPGANTDHFVKRSPVKLAPINHHKGDNISERSSICKDAWQDEMAILARSCHSINRSHILLNEVPLSDSNRQLASTWRMKVWRALFIFFTNTSFHGLPHIASGKRSQTRITCWIIIFLLSLLIMLAAIYFVTVQYVEKKTILFSKQYSHRSLPFPAITICNSNMYRRSVVKDTDVDLNELVIAFNLISDDPWLNETLDADNYFDQYPGVFGMENSSLFFNNSGHQLEDMLFSCRLDSQICNVSNFTQRSSINGNCYTINSGENGPISTISRPGRRAGLSLVLNAEEYEYFLAESDSIGFNIFIHHPDHFSYFDAVGSFSIPTGQLTRVALNKVDYKLLTTSQGGQCENNINLKYFKTYGRVSCIAECVTDFIVKNCDCKLQYLPGPAEVCMLNNICQYNASDMFNMSQCNCPPACEYSQYTKTLSYATFPASHFVSILNISSSAIKESPSPEFVVSTTMDENGTEKYYLNENFTESFLSKNFAQVQIYYDSLTTTTMEEGLEYSLAQFLIDFGGYIGLFTGAGFLTLFELLDLCFNFVRPNED from the coding sequence TTGTTAGCCATGACAGATCAAAGTGTGGAGCTATTACGGGTTACTCCAGAAAATACCACTAAGAATGGAGCTGTACCTGGTGCAAACACAGATCATTTTGTGAAACGTTCACCAGTTAAACTTGCACCCATTAATCACCATAAAGGAGATAACATCAGTGAGAGGAGTAGCATATGTAAAGATGCCTGGCAAGATGAAATGGCCATTTTGGCAAGGAGTTGTCACAGCATAAACCGTAGCCACATCCTGCTCAATGAAGTTCCCTTGAGTGACAGCAATAGACAGTTAGCTAGTACTTGGAGAATGAAAGTGTGGAGAGCATTGTTTATTTTCTTCACTAACACATCATTTCATGGTCTGCCACACATAGCCAGTGGCAAAAGATCGCAGACACGAATAACCTGCTGGATCATCATATTTCTTCTGTCACTACTCATCATGCTGGCAGCTATTTATTTTGttactgtacagtatgttgaAAAGAAGACAATTTTGTTTTCAAAGCAGTACTCACATAGATCACTTCCGTTTCCAGCAATTACAATTTGCAATTCAAACATGTACAGGAGATCAGTTGTCAAAGACACTGACGTTGACTTAAATGAATTAGTTATTGCATTTAACCTGATCTCAGATGATCCTTGGCTTAATGAGACTTTAGATGCTGATAATTATTTTGATCAATACCCAGGTGTATTTGGTATGGAAAATTCATCGCTCTTCTTTAACAATTCTGGCCATCAATTGGAGGATATGCTATTTAGTTGTCGACTTGATAGTCAGATATGCAATGTGTCTAACTTCACACAGAGATCAAGTATCAATGGAAACTGCTACACTATTAACTCTGGTGAGAATGGGCCCATCTCAACTATTAGTAGACCTGGTCGCAGAGCTGGACTATCGCTGGTCTTAAATGCTGAGGAATATGAATATTTCTTAGCAGAAAGTGACTCAATTGGGTTTAACATCTTCATTCATCATCCTGACCATTTCTCATATTTTGATGCTGTTGGTAGTTTCTCAATCCCTACCGGTCAACTAACAAGGGTTGCACTAAACAAAGTCGACTACAAATTGTTGACTACTTCACAGGGTGGACAATGTGAAAATAACATCAACTTGAAATATTTTAAGACTTATGGACGAGTATCTTGTATAGCTGAGTGTGTCACAGATTTTATTGTGAAGAATTGTGACTGCAAACTACAATACTTACCTGGCCCTGCTGAGGTTTGCATGCTAAATAATATTTGCCAGTATAATGCCTCAGATATGTTTAACATGAGTCAGTGTAATTGTCCACCTGCATGTGAGTACTCCCAGTACACTAAAACACTATCCTATGCAACATTTCCAGCATCTCATTTTGTTTCCATTTTAAATATAAGCAGCTCGGCTATAAAAGAATCTCCTTCACCAGAGTTTGTGGTTAGCACTACAATGGATGAAAATGGGACAGAAAAATATTACTTGAATGAGAACTTCACAGAATCATTCTTGTCCAAAAATTTTGCTCAGGTGCAGATCTACTATGATAGTCTCACTACCACCACAATGGAGGAAGGACTGGAGTACAGCCTAGCACAGTTCCTAATAGACTTTGGTGGCTACATTGGATTGTTTACTGGAGCTGGTTTTCTAACACTATTTGAACTCCTTGATTTGTGTTTTAACTTTGTAAGACCAAATGAAGATTGA
- the LOC136238462 gene encoding acid-sensing ion channel 1A-like isoform X2, producing MTDQSVELLRVTPENTTKNGAVPGANTDHFVKRSPVKLAPINHHKGDNISERSSICKDAWQDEMAILARSCHSINRSHILLNEVPLSDSNRQLASTWRMKVWRALFIFFTNTSFHGLPHIASGKRSQTRITCWIIIFLLSLLIMLAAIYFVTVQYVEKKTILFSKQYSHRSLPFPAITICNSNMYRRSVVKDTDVDLNELVIAFNLISDDPWLNETLDADNYFDQYPGVFGMENSSLFFNNSGHQLEDMLFSCRLDSQICNVSNFTQRSSINGNCYTINSGENGPISTISRPGRRAGLSLVLNAEEYEYFLAESDSIGFNIFIHHPDHFSYFDAVGSFSIPTGQLTRVALNKVDYKLLTTSQGGQCENNINLKYFKTYGRVSCIAECVTDFIVKNCDCKLQYLPGPAEVCMLNNICQYNASDMFNMSQCNCPPACEYSQYTKTLSYATFPASHFVSILNISSSAIKESPSPEFVVSTTMDENGTEKYYLNENFTESFLSKNFAQVQIYYDSLTTTTMEEGLEYSLAQFLIDFGGYIGLFTGAGFLTLFELLDLCFNFVRPNED from the coding sequence ATGACAGATCAAAGTGTGGAGCTATTACGGGTTACTCCAGAAAATACCACTAAGAATGGAGCTGTACCTGGTGCAAACACAGATCATTTTGTGAAACGTTCACCAGTTAAACTTGCACCCATTAATCACCATAAAGGAGATAACATCAGTGAGAGGAGTAGCATATGTAAAGATGCCTGGCAAGATGAAATGGCCATTTTGGCAAGGAGTTGTCACAGCATAAACCGTAGCCACATCCTGCTCAATGAAGTTCCCTTGAGTGACAGCAATAGACAGTTAGCTAGTACTTGGAGAATGAAAGTGTGGAGAGCATTGTTTATTTTCTTCACTAACACATCATTTCATGGTCTGCCACACATAGCCAGTGGCAAAAGATCGCAGACACGAATAACCTGCTGGATCATCATATTTCTTCTGTCACTACTCATCATGCTGGCAGCTATTTATTTTGttactgtacagtatgttgaAAAGAAGACAATTTTGTTTTCAAAGCAGTACTCACATAGATCACTTCCGTTTCCAGCAATTACAATTTGCAATTCAAACATGTACAGGAGATCAGTTGTCAAAGACACTGACGTTGACTTAAATGAATTAGTTATTGCATTTAACCTGATCTCAGATGATCCTTGGCTTAATGAGACTTTAGATGCTGATAATTATTTTGATCAATACCCAGGTGTATTTGGTATGGAAAATTCATCGCTCTTCTTTAACAATTCTGGCCATCAATTGGAGGATATGCTATTTAGTTGTCGACTTGATAGTCAGATATGCAATGTGTCTAACTTCACACAGAGATCAAGTATCAATGGAAACTGCTACACTATTAACTCTGGTGAGAATGGGCCCATCTCAACTATTAGTAGACCTGGTCGCAGAGCTGGACTATCGCTGGTCTTAAATGCTGAGGAATATGAATATTTCTTAGCAGAAAGTGACTCAATTGGGTTTAACATCTTCATTCATCATCCTGACCATTTCTCATATTTTGATGCTGTTGGTAGTTTCTCAATCCCTACCGGTCAACTAACAAGGGTTGCACTAAACAAAGTCGACTACAAATTGTTGACTACTTCACAGGGTGGACAATGTGAAAATAACATCAACTTGAAATATTTTAAGACTTATGGACGAGTATCTTGTATAGCTGAGTGTGTCACAGATTTTATTGTGAAGAATTGTGACTGCAAACTACAATACTTACCTGGCCCTGCTGAGGTTTGCATGCTAAATAATATTTGCCAGTATAATGCCTCAGATATGTTTAACATGAGTCAGTGTAATTGTCCACCTGCATGTGAGTACTCCCAGTACACTAAAACACTATCCTATGCAACATTTCCAGCATCTCATTTTGTTTCCATTTTAAATATAAGCAGCTCGGCTATAAAAGAATCTCCTTCACCAGAGTTTGTGGTTAGCACTACAATGGATGAAAATGGGACAGAAAAATATTACTTGAATGAGAACTTCACAGAATCATTCTTGTCCAAAAATTTTGCTCAGGTGCAGATCTACTATGATAGTCTCACTACCACCACAATGGAGGAAGGACTGGAGTACAGCCTAGCACAGTTCCTAATAGACTTTGGTGGCTACATTGGATTGTTTACTGGAGCTGGTTTTCTAACACTATTTGAACTCCTTGATTTGTGTTTTAACTTTGTAAGACCAAATGAAGATTGA